A part of Bombus huntii isolate Logan2020A chromosome 16, iyBomHunt1.1, whole genome shotgun sequence genomic DNA contains:
- the LOC126874539 gene encoding ubiquitin-conjugating enzyme E2 J2-like, which yields MNRTTNSATARLKQDYLRLKKDPVPYVVAEPVPSNILEWHYVVKGPEKTPYEGGFYHGKLIFPVEFPFQPPSIYMTTPNGRFKVNTRLCLSISDFHPDTWNPAWSVSTILTGLLSFMIENSPTMGSINTSDHEKKQFAAQSLEYNLKDKLFCELFPETVEAIKAELEHRKELEKQARHQTTASEVSSLLRDQLQRDQSPLYSVLTNLVVIIGFAAFAFTVKYVLWSVAME from the exons ATGAATAGGACAACGAACAGTGCAACAGCGAGACTGAAGCAAGACTACTTACGTCTTAAAAAGGATCCTGTACCATATGTTGTTGCAGAGCCAGTACCCTCGAATATATTAGAATG GCATTATGTTGTGAAGGGTCCAGAGAAAACTCCCTATGAAGGAGGATTTTATCATGGAAAACTTATATTTCCAGTAGAATTTCCATTCCAGCCTCCTAGCATTTATATGACTACTCCAAATGGCAGATTTAAGGTCAATACAAGATTGTGTTTGTCTATCTCTGACTTCCACCCTGATACATGGAATCCAGCGTGGAGTGTATCTACTATTCTTACAGGATTACTTAGTTTTATG ATTGAAAATAGCCCTACCATGGGTAGTATCAATACATCTGATCACGAGAAAAAACAATTTGCTGCACAGAGTTTAGAGTACAATTTAAAGGACAAGTTATTCTGTGAACTTTTTCCAGAAACTGTTGAG GCAATAAAAGCAGAATTGGAACACAGAAAAGAATTAGAAAAACAGGCAAGGCATCAGACCACGGCTTCAGAAGTTTCGTCACTGTTACGCGATCAATTACAAAGGGATCAAAGTCCATTGTACAGTGTGCTCACCAATCTTGTTGTCATTATAGGATTCGCAGCATTTGCTTTCACAGTAAAATACGTATTATGGAGCGTTGCTATGGAATAA
- the LOC126874544 gene encoding transmembrane protein 98-like, whose protein sequence is MSSPVSISNAGPTTSATGMETVVAVALGALAAVFLGALLVLLVICKRQRCYYNQKDSPDLSSDLLEGENFSGLGLDVWESEEWLAGAERWVDDATGLAPLCIAVLRSCHALASSLTAIAGTVNSKTVPLEIVDVARRIPPRVDDVVRSLYPPLDARLLEARVAALVLAVTHLALVTKHGVSKSHARKLAFIDQALSDMDSHLSILRNAALAQEVACSVPASTPV, encoded by the exons ATGAGTTCTCCGGTGTCCATAAGTAACGCTGGTCCCACAACTAGTGCTACAGGAATGGAAACAGTAGTAGCTGTTGCACTTGGTGCACTTGCTGCTGTTTTCCTTGGTGCACTCTTAGTATTACTTGTTATATGCAAAAGACAAAGATGTTACTAT AATCAGAAAGACTCTCCAGATCTAAGCTCAGACTTGCTAGAGGGAGAAAATTTCTCTGGTTTAGGCTTAGATGTTTGGGAAAGCGAAGAATGGTTAGCTGGTGCAGAGAG ATGGGTTGATGATGCTACTGGTTTAGCTCCACTATGTATTGCTGTATTAAGATCGTGCCATGCTTTGGCTTCCAGTCTCACTGCTATTGCAGGCACAGTAAACAGTAAAACTGTCCCATTGGAGATAGTGGAT GTTGCCAGACGTATTCCACCTCGAGTTGACGATGTGGTTAGAAGTTTGTATCCACCATTAGATGCAAGATTATTGGAAGCCAGAGTAGCAGCATTGGTACTGGCTGTTACACACCTGGCATTGGTGACTAAGCATGGAGTGTCCAAGAGTCATGCTAGGAAATTAGCATTTATTGATCAAGCTTTGAGTGATATGGATTCCCATTTATCAATCTTAAGGAATGCTGCACTGGCACAGGAGGTGGCTTGTTCTGTTCCAGCTTCAACACCCGTTTGA
- the LOC126874499 gene encoding ATP-binding cassette sub-family F member 2 yields MPSDAKKKQQQKKKEAAKARQSGKKPPQNNQNKTVEDGKESSPGVGIIQNGTNGLPVSAEEALCMKLEADARLNAEARSCTGSLASHPRSRDIKISNFSITFHGCELLQDTMLELNCGRRYGLLGLNGSGKSTLLAVLGNREVPIPDQIDIFHLTREMPASDKTALDCVMEVDEERIRLEKLAEELVECEEEDAQEQLMDVYERLEDMSADTAEARAAHILHGLGFTAKMQKTPTKDFSGGWRMRIALARALYVKPHLLLLDEPTNHLDLDACVWLEEELKTYKRILVIISHSQDFLNGICTNIIHVNKKQLKYYGGNYEAFVKTRMELLENQVKQYNWEQDQIAHMKNYIARFGHGSAKLARQAQSKEKTLAKMVAQGLTEKVVNDKVLNFYFPSCGTIPPPVIMVQNVSFRYNEDSPWIYKNLEFGIDLDTRIALVGPNGAGKSTLLKLLYGDLVPTSGMIRKNSHLRIGRYHQHLHELLDLDMSPLDYMMKAFPDVKEREEMRKIIGRYGLTGRQQVCPIRQLSDGQRCRVVFAWLAWQVPHLLLLDEPTNHLDMETIDALADAINDFDGGMVLVSHDFRLINQVAEEIWVCENGTVTKWSGNILDYKEHLKTKVLSDNQKRQKEMHRSK; encoded by the exons ATGCCGTCCGACGCAAAAAAGAAGCAGcaacagaaaaagaaggaagcaGCTAAAGCTCGTCAATCAGGCAAGAAGCCACCTCAGAATAACCAGAACAAGACTGTGGAGGATGGTAAGGAGTCCAGTCCTGGAGTGGGAATCATTCAAAATGGAACCAATGGGTTGCCTGTTAGTGCAGAAG AGGCACTGTGTATGAAACTGGAAGCAGATGCAAGATTGAATGCTGAAGCACGTTCATGTACAGGATCATTGGCTTCACACCCCCGAAGTCGTGATATAAAGATatctaatttttctattactttCCACGGCTGTGAACTGCTGCAAGATACTATGTTGGAATTAAACTGCGGCAGACGTTATGGCTTGCTTGGACTTAATGGCTCTGGGAAATCTACTTTATTAGCTGTACTTGGAAATCGAGAAGTTCCTATCCCTGATCAGATTGACATTTTTCATCTGACCAGGGAAATGCCTGCTAGCGATAAAACAGCTTTAGATTGTGTGATGGAGGTAGATGAGGAGCGTATACGATTAGAAAAACTGGCAGAAGAGTTAGTAGAATGTGAAGAAGAAGATGCTCAA GAACAACTCATGGATGTCTATGAAAGGTTAGAGGATATGTCAGCTGATACGGCAGAAGCTCGTGCTGCTCATATCTTACATGGTTTGGGTTTCACTGCAAAAATGCAGAAAACACCTACCAAAGATTTCTCTGGAGGTTGGCGAATGCGAATTGCTCTTGCAAG AGCTTTATATGTGAAACCTCACCTATTATTACTGGATGAGCCTACCAATCATTTAGATTTGGATGCTTGTGTATGGTTGGAAGAAGAATTGAAAACatacaaaagaattttggtTATTATTTCTCACTCACAAGATTTCCTCAATGGCATCTGTACAAATATCATTCATGTCAATAAAAAGCAACTAAAATATTATGGTGGTAATTATGAAGCGTTTGTGAAGACAAG AATGGAATTACTGGAGAATCAAGTGAAGCAGTATAACTGGGAACAGGATCAAATCGCACACATGAAGAATTATATAGCTCGATTTGGACACGGATCTGCAAAATTAGCAAGGCAAGCACAATCTAAGGAAAAAACACTGGCAAAGATGGTAGCACAAGGTCTCACAGAAAAAGTAGTCAATGACAAAGTGCTGAACTTCTACTTTCCTTCTTGCGGAACTATTCCACCCCCTGTTATTATGGTTCAAAACGTTAGTTTTCGTTACAACGAAGATTCACCTTggatttataaaaatctagAATTTGGTATAGATTTAGACACCAGAATTGCATTAGTTGGGCCAAATGGAGCTGGAAAAAGTActcttttaaaattattatatggaGAT TTAGTTCCAACTAGTGGTATGATACGTAAGAACAGTCATCTTCGGATCGGGAGATACCACCAACATTTACATGAATTATTAGATCTAGATATGTCGCCTTTGGATTACATGATGAAAGCCTTCCCAGATGTTAAAGAACGAgaagaaatgagaaaaatcATTGGTCGTTACGGATTAACCGGTCGTCAGCag GTATGCCCAATAAGGCAATTGTCCGATGGTCAACGTTGTAGAGTGGTCTTTGCATGGTTAGCTTGGCAAGTGCCTCATCTATTATTACTTGACGAACCGACCAATCATTTAGACATGGAGACAATTGATGCATTAGCTGATGCAATTAATGATTTTGATGGTGGAATGGTGCTTGTGTCTCACGATTTCAGATTAATCAATCAG GTGGCAGAGGAAATTTGGGTCTGTGAAAATGGTACAGTCACGAAATGGAGTGGAAATATATTAGACTACAAAGAGCATCTGAAGACCAAAGTGCTTAGTGACAACCAGAAGAGACAAAAGGAGATGCACAGAAGcaaataa
- the LOC126874538 gene encoding gem-associated protein 2: protein MTDYLRQLAFDVGEIDEDINLSLPPTSGEEYIKRVMIETQKCADIVVADIDRKHFKKPTIDVEPLSGCMEAPPWLRPTLDWQLCQVSDFSNIRLYISQLKDEIQTLKRKWKPPKIDMPSIDDEKGWIKFCSGNDEENIRVPPTLDVIFSLNQPMVEQILEYLVEHMETLKKIEYKLGQWIYALLVVLEIPLTPGTCSCLRSLARTCSVMRAKSKRLEVHEIGALNLFICLVARYFRQLDLADP, encoded by the exons ATGACAGATTATTTAAGACAACTTGCTTTCGATGTTGGAGAAATTGACGAGGATATTAATTTGTCCTTGCCTCCAACTTCCGgagaagaatatataaaaagagtAAT GATAGAAACACAGAAATGTGCTGATATTGTAGTAGCTGATATTGAtagaaaacattttaaaaaacCTACAATTGATGTTGAACCT TTATCAGGCTGCATGGAGGCACCGCCATGGCTGCGCCCTACGCTTGATTGGCAGTTATGTCAAGTGTCAGACTTTTCCAATATCAGACTATACATAAGTCAATTGAAAGATGAAATTCAGACATTGAAACGTAAATGGAAACCTCCAAAGATCGATATG CCAAGTATCGATGATGAGAAAGGTTGGATCAAATTCTGTTCAGGTAATGATGAAGAAAATATACGAGTTCCTCCAACATTGGatgttattttttctttaaaccAACCAATGGTAGAacaaatattagaatatttagttGAGCACATGGAAACGTTAAAAAAGATTGAGTACAAATTGGGTCAATGGATATATGCATTGCTAGTTGTTCTAGAAATACCACTAACTCCAGGAACATGTTCTTGTCTGCGTTCTTTGGCTAGAACCTGTTCTGTCATGCGTGCAAAATCG aagAGACTGGAAGTACATGAAATAGGGGCactgaatttatttatatgccTAGTTGCGCGATACTTTCGCCAATTGGACTTGGCCGATCCTTGA
- the LOC126874558 gene encoding ubiquitin-like protein 4A gives MKVIVKKLQGKECVVDITPSDTVLQLKHKVSDLLGIDVPHQRLLLTGKTLADENPLSFYPGIKDGSKLNLLVIKKAEEGSSEGRASHSKSGIYLLRDEVSRVLRHYYTESETESITNELIKDLKNKVNNLSYDDLERLATALLQDQENIA, from the exons ATGAAAGTTATCGTGAAGAAGCTTCAAGGGAAAGAATGCGTTGTTGAC ATTACACCTTCAGATACAGTTCTTCAGTTAAAACATAAAGTCAGTGACCTCTTGGGAATAGATGTTCCCCACCAGAGACTGTTGCTTACGGGCAAGACATTAGCTG atgaaaatcCATTGAGTTTCTATCCAGGAATTAAGGATGGGAGCAAGTTAAATCTTTTGGTTATTAAAAAGGCAGAGGAAGGGTCTAGTGAGGGAAGAGCTTCACACAGCAAATCTGGCATATATCTCTTACGAGATGAAGTTTCTAGAGTTCTGAGGCATTATTATACAGAGTCAGAAACTGAGTCGATAACCAATGAGTTGATAAAAGACCTAAAGAATAAAGTGAATAACCTTAGTTACGATGATCTAGAACGATTAGCGACTGCACTTCTCCAGGACCAAGAGAATATAGCctaa
- the LOC126874526 gene encoding ribonuclease H2 subunit A isoform X1 produces the protein MENEKEMIDEVEETKLEENCVNSEKDSKITCKENLTPYFKAWDHSVNRVYLSDVPQMCRDEPCQLGIDEAGRGPVLGPMVYGIAYAPLSEKQLLVDLGCADSKSLTEEQRDAIFDNICKQHKTIGWAVDVISPNIIANNMYRRVKTSLNEVSMNSAIELAKLVIEAGANITEIYVDTVGIPQKYQARLEQIFPDIKITVAKKADSTYPIVSAASICAKVLRDHALKAWQFREELITTEYGSGYPNDPDTKKWLSENIDPVFGFPHIVRFSWSTAEKILESKALPVEWEEVEDTGNPGEQKISKFFAKSSVKSCKPQSKRHQFFTERCLSSTSKL, from the exons ATGGAGAACGAAAAGGAAATGATAGATGAAgttgaagaaacgaaattagaagaaaattgTGTTAATTCTGAGAAAGATAGTAAGATTACCTGCAAAGAAAACCTAACCCCGTACTTCAAAGCTTGGGATCATAGTGTCAATAGAGTTTATTTGTcagat GTACCGCAAATGTGTCGGGATGAACCATGTCAACTTGGTATCGATGAGGCTGGACGTGGGCCAGTCTTGGGACCCATGGTTTATGGGATTGCCTATGCACCTTTATCAGAAAAGCAACTTCTTGTGGATCTAGGTTGCGCAGACTCCAAGAGTTTGACGGAAGAACAGAGGGACGCAATTTTCGACAATATTTGTAAGCAGCACAAGACAATAGGTTGGGCTGTAGATGTCATATCCCCTAACATTATCGCGAATAACATGTACCGTCGTGTTAAGACCTCCCTGAACGAAGTTTCTATGAATTCCGCGATTGAACTAGCCAAACTGGTGATTGAAGCTGGTGCAAACATCACAGAAATCTATGTAGACACCGTAGGCATACCGCAGAAGTATCAGGCCAGGTTGGAACAGATTTTCCCGGATATAAAGATAACTGTGGCAAAGAAGGCTGACTCAACGTATCCTATCGTCAGTGCTGCCAGTATTTGCGCTAAAGTTTTGCGCGATCATGCTTTGAAAGCTTGGCAATTTCGCGAAGAGTTGATAACAACCGAGTACGGAAGCGGATATCCTAATGATCCGGATACTAAAAAATGGTTGTCCGAGAATATAGATCCAGTATTTGGCTTTCCGCATATTGTCAGGTTCAGCTGGTCTACTGCTGAAAAGATTCTGGAGTCAAAGGCCCTGCCCGTTGAATGGGAAGAAGTGGAAGACACAGGGAATCCTGGGGAACAAAAGATTTCCAAATTCTTCGCCAAGTCGTCGGTTAAGTCTTGCAAGCCACAGAGCAAGCGACATCAGTTTTTCACTGAAAGATGCCTTTCCAGTACTTCCAAATTATGA
- the LOC126874526 gene encoding ribonuclease H2 subunit A isoform X2, with translation MCRDEPCQLGIDEAGRGPVLGPMVYGIAYAPLSEKQLLVDLGCADSKSLTEEQRDAIFDNICKQHKTIGWAVDVISPNIIANNMYRRVKTSLNEVSMNSAIELAKLVIEAGANITEIYVDTVGIPQKYQARLEQIFPDIKITVAKKADSTYPIVSAASICAKVLRDHALKAWQFREELITTEYGSGYPNDPDTKKWLSENIDPVFGFPHIVRFSWSTAEKILESKALPVEWEEVEDTGNPGEQKISKFFAKSSVKSCKPQSKRHQFFTERCLSSTSKL, from the coding sequence ATGTGTCGGGATGAACCATGTCAACTTGGTATCGATGAGGCTGGACGTGGGCCAGTCTTGGGACCCATGGTTTATGGGATTGCCTATGCACCTTTATCAGAAAAGCAACTTCTTGTGGATCTAGGTTGCGCAGACTCCAAGAGTTTGACGGAAGAACAGAGGGACGCAATTTTCGACAATATTTGTAAGCAGCACAAGACAATAGGTTGGGCTGTAGATGTCATATCCCCTAACATTATCGCGAATAACATGTACCGTCGTGTTAAGACCTCCCTGAACGAAGTTTCTATGAATTCCGCGATTGAACTAGCCAAACTGGTGATTGAAGCTGGTGCAAACATCACAGAAATCTATGTAGACACCGTAGGCATACCGCAGAAGTATCAGGCCAGGTTGGAACAGATTTTCCCGGATATAAAGATAACTGTGGCAAAGAAGGCTGACTCAACGTATCCTATCGTCAGTGCTGCCAGTATTTGCGCTAAAGTTTTGCGCGATCATGCTTTGAAAGCTTGGCAATTTCGCGAAGAGTTGATAACAACCGAGTACGGAAGCGGATATCCTAATGATCCGGATACTAAAAAATGGTTGTCCGAGAATATAGATCCAGTATTTGGCTTTCCGCATATTGTCAGGTTCAGCTGGTCTACTGCTGAAAAGATTCTGGAGTCAAAGGCCCTGCCCGTTGAATGGGAAGAAGTGGAAGACACAGGGAATCCTGGGGAACAAAAGATTTCCAAATTCTTCGCCAAGTCGTCGGTTAAGTCTTGCAAGCCACAGAGCAAGCGACATCAGTTTTTCACTGAAAGATGCCTTTCCAGTACTTCCAAATTATGA